One window from the genome of Helicoverpa zea isolate HzStark_Cry1AcR chromosome 6, ilHelZeax1.1, whole genome shotgun sequence encodes:
- the LOC124631555 gene encoding thioredoxin domain-containing protein 17-like gives MVNTVQLHGYDEFSKYIETVDPKGPPVLLYFSGSKLPSGESWCSDCVEAEPVVNAYLSELKKDIIFAYVDVGNRETWKDMACSFRTDSRLKLMVIPTMIVWKGVQRLEGSQCNKRDLLQMLFEDEE, from the exons atggtgaatacAGTTCAATTGCACGGGTACGATGAGTTCTCGAAATACATTGAAACCGTAGATCCAAAAGGCCCGCCAGTACTTTTATATTTCAGTGGTTCTAAGCTACCGTCGGGCGAAAGCTGGTGTTCTGATTGTGTCGaag CCGAGCCTGTGGTTAATGCATACCTGAGTGAGCTGAAGAAGGATATCATTTTTGCTTATGTTGATGTTGGTAATAGGGAAAC GTGGAAAGACATGGCTTGTTCATTCAGAACAGATTCTCGCTTGAAGCTCATGGTCATCCCTACAATGATCGTCTGGAAGGGCGTGCAAAGACTCGAAGGTTCCCAATGTAACAAGAGGGACCTACTTCAAATGCTATTTGAAGATGAAGAGTGA
- the LOC124631553 gene encoding uncharacterized protein LOC124631553, producing the protein MDAATSLKPKTMAEMLPELSGILSKDSMLSLTAKKQPRQTNFQSNTSEKVYKPLTFAEMRAALTTLKGQSPRRPAQEMSKKKTWNSSVKVDKTVSHTANNKMKHNPVRKVLNFQPKPSKPVPTNRVTMYPESPKFPKPEFRPKKSLFSLQARQVRISGINNISETPVINKPIKSRMTLANKENVSNHTGIKKFPPPKPLIKKKPIPIVPDTPVSNESWKSSDASFLQKEKEINDAEDKIKAICEEKTLEKIAEITPPMSTPFKDYRNVKEYFNQSSGLENSAVFNDNTIMSFEKPCDLNENNKREESVIVSLCDLLNKASVNTGKMSTELDDLLEIEKQTVHNLRMIDNSITALNKIKESQFTSLQYVRKLINEKKTCKDEKKPGESGDKTLINTKESPKAIKTEKSGLELKATVSSPCSVIKSCTKSPSYKIPKKNLCLRKKVICKSLPNVSSETLTPVKADMGNRALSMYMKMKEHMNFLNTPVAKRNCHVPDTPALTSHNLQKQLDKLYDEN; encoded by the exons ATGGATGCGGCAACGAGTTTAAAACCTAAGACGATGGCTGAAATGCTACCCGAGCTTAGCG GTATCCTGTCTAAAGATAGTATGCTGAGCCTAACTGCTAAAAAACAGCCTCGCCAGACTAATTTCCAGTCTAACACCTCTGAGAAAGTTTACAAGCCCTTAACGTTCGCGGAAATGAGGGCGGCCCTCACGA CATTAAAAGGACAGTCTCCAAGGAGACCAGCCCAAGAAATGTCTAAGAAAAAAACTTGGAACTCTTCAGTAAAAGTTGACAAGACAGTGAGCCATACAGCCAATAACAAAATGAAACACAATCCAGTTAGAAAAGTTCTTAACTTTCAACCCAAGCCTAGTAAA CCAGTTCCAACTAACAGAGTAACAATGTATCCTGAATCTCCAAAGTTTCCAAAACCTGAATTCAGACCTAAGAAATCTCTATTTTCATTACAAG CTCGCCAAGTGAGAATAAGTGGCATAAACAACATATCTGAAACCCCAGTTATAAACAAGCCCATCAAAAGCCGGATGACACTCGCCAATAAGGAGAATGTGTCCAACCACACTGGTATTAAGAAGTTCCCTCCACCAAAACCATTGATTAAGAAAAAACCGATACCCATTGTACCTGACACTCCTGTATCTAATGAATCTTGGAAGTCTAGTGATGCCAGCTTCTTGCAAAAGGAAAAAGAGATTAATGATGCAGAGGACAAAATTAAAGCAATCTGTGAGGAGAAGACTCTAGAGAAAATTGCAGAAATCACACCACCCATGTCTACACCATTCAAAGACTACAGGAATGTTAAGGAATACTTTAACCAGTCCAGTGGGCTGGAAAATTCTGCAGTATTCAACGACAACACCATTATGAGCTTCGAAAAACCTTGTGATTTGAACGAAAATAACAAAAGGGAAGAAAGTGTTATAGTTTCTCTATGTGACTTGCTCAACAAAGCCTCCGTTAATACTGGGAAAATGAGCACAGAACTGGATGATTTGTTAGAGATTGAGAAACAGACTGTACACAACTTAAGGATGATTGATAACAGCATAACTgccttaaacaaaataaaagagtcACAGTTTACTTCTCTGCAGTATGTCAGGAAACTAATCAATGAGAAAAAGACTTGCAAGGATGAGAAAAAACCTGGCGAGAGTGGTgacaaaactttaattaataccAAAGAATCTCCCAAAGCTATAAAAACAGAGAAGTCAGGTCTGGAACTTAAAGCAACTGTTAGTAGTCCGTGTTCAGTTATCAAATCATGTACAAAATCACCTTCTTACAAGATACCAAAAAAGAACTTGTGCCTGAGAaagaaagttatttgtaaatccTTGCCAAATGTTTCAAGTGAAACGCTTACACCAGTTAAAGCTGATATGGGTAACCGGGCGTTAAGCATGTACATGAAAATGAAGGAACACATGAATTTTCTGAATACCCCAGTCGCTAAACGAAACTGTCATGTCCCGGACACTCCAGCATTAACTTCACACAATTTACAAAAGCAGCTTGACAAGCTCTATGATGAAAATTAG
- the LOC124631508 gene encoding peroxisomal membrane protein 2, translating to MALSKPIMNLLASYLQNLYLHPIKTKAITSCVVGTAGSIASQLVAGDNIRLDPVLAFGLYGLLFGGTIPHYFYEFIEGMFPEEVVAFPLAKKLLFERLIFAPFMQAFSLYTLARFEGKNHKAALKQLLALYLPILEANWKWLTLFQVINLAFVPPMLRVLFMNLVGFGWAMFLATKRRQQSQKKN from the exons ATGGCCTTATCAAAACCAATTATGAATTTGCTGGCATCTTATTTACAAAACTTGTATTTACATCCTATTAAAACTAAAGCAATTACAAG CTGCGTGGTGGGCACCGCGGGAAGCATTGCTTCTCAGTTGGTTGCCGGCGACAATATCAGGCTAGACCCAGTTTTAGCCTTTGGATTGTATGG ATTGTTGTTTGGTGGAACTATCCCACATTACTTCTATGAGTTCATTGAAGGAATGTTCCCTGAAGAAGTTGTAGCTTTTCCACTAGCAAAGAAGCTTCTATTTGAAAGATTAATATTTGCTCCCTTCATGCAAGCCTTTTCACTCTACACATTGGCTAGATTTGAAGGCAAGAACCACAAAGCAGCACTGAAGCAGCTATTAGCATTGTACTTGCCTATTTTAGAAGCTAACTGGAAATGGCTTACTTTGTTCCAAGTTATCAACCTAGCATTTGTTCCTCCTATG ttgCGAGTTCTATTTATGAATCTTGTTGGATTTGGTTGGGCCATGTTCCTGGCCACTAAGAGACGTCAACAGAGCCAGAAAAAGAACTGA